One stretch of Arachis hypogaea cultivar Tifrunner chromosome 20, arahy.Tifrunner.gnm2.J5K5, whole genome shotgun sequence DNA includes these proteins:
- the LOC112782561 gene encoding CSC1-like protein At3g54510, which produces MNPHSLLASAGINIGLAIIIISVFSVLKKQPSNSSIYYARTLSRRQNLPLHSRRFLPSVSWVSRAFRLTEDQILSDHGLDALVILRLFKFGIKFFSVCSLVGLVVLLPINYGEKEPSDKSYYTTDLFTISNVSRGSERLWVHFSCLCFISFYGMYLLYKEFDDILIQRIQQLQNIKHRPDQFTIIVREIPFCTEHQARDCSVDHFFSKHYPSTYYSFQMVYGTQDLQELVNQAKSLARQIEDSKETSMAKKPKNKLPLLDALQQETSKVDLLEEKLQALCHTIPKMQCKDMIKKKELPAAFVTFKSRSGAATAAELQQHSHPLLWITEKAPEPRDVSWRNLRISYRAVPLYRLGVLIAASLLTVFFAIPVTAVQGIAKYEKLKKWFPPAMVMQLIPGVSSILTGYLPSVVLKVFIYIVPFAMFAMAKVSGCISKSKEEIKACNMVFYFLVGNVFFLSVLSGSLLDEIGLFLSHPKDLPSHLARAVAAQADFFVTYILTDGLSGFSLELLQPGLLIWDTLRSCTRGYQREQNPYLYSLPYFRIIPLVSLSVLIGIVYAVVAPLLLPFLIVYFCLGYVVYINQIQHVYETTYETCGQYWPYIHHYILLAIILMQITMIGIFGLKSKPAASIASIPLLLFTLMFNEYCKMRFLPSFHHYSLKDAVENDELDEESGQLMFHYENAFNAYCPPGLRPVNFTASESSSTPLVSP; this is translated from the exons ATGAACCCTCACAGTCTATTGGCTTCTGCTGGAATAAACATAGGGTTAGCAATCATAATCATTTCAGTGTTCTCCGTTCTCAAGAAACAgccttcaaattcttcaatttaCTACGCTCGCACTCTCTCTCGCCGCCAAAACCTCCCTCTCCACTCCCGCCGCTTCCTCCCTTCTGTTTCCTGGGTTTCACGCGCCTTCCGCCTCACCGAGGACCAGATCCTCTCCGATCACGGCCTCGACGCTCTCGTCATCCTCAGGCTCTTCAAGTTCGG TATTAAATTCTTTTCAGTATGTTCCCTTGTTGGGTTGGTGGTACTTCTCCCTATCAATTATGGTGAAAAGGAGCCCTCAGATAAGAGTTACTATACAACGGATTTGTTTACAATATCTAATGTCAGCAGAGGTTCTGAAAG GCTTTGGGTGCATTTTTCATGCTTGTGTTTTATATCTTTCTATGGGATGTACCTGTTGTATAAG GAATTTGATGACATTTTGATTCAAAGGATTCAGCAACTTCAAAATATAAAACATAGACCTGACCAATTTACTATCATAGTTCGTGAAATTCCATTTTGCACAGAACACCAGGCTCGTGACTGTTCTGTCGATCATTTCTTCTCCAAACACTATCCAAGTACTTACTATTCTTTTCAAATGGTGTATGGTACTCAAGATCTTCAGGAGTTGGTG AACCAGGCAAAATCTCTTGCAAGGCAAATAGAGGATTCGAAAGAGACTTCCATGGCCAAGAAACCTAAGAATAAGTTGCCCCTCTTGGATGCATTACAACAAGAGACTTCAAAAGTAGATTTGCTTGAGGAAAAGCTTCAAGCTCTTTGTCACACGATTCCCAAGATGCAATGCAAAGACATGATCAAGAAAAAG GAGTTGCCAGCTGCTTTTGTTACATTCAAGTCCCGTTCGGGTGCTGCTACTGCAGCTGAGTTGCAACAGCATTCACATCCACTTCTCTGGATTACTGAAAAGGCCCCAGAACCAAGGGATGTTTCATGGAGAAATCTGAGAATATCGTACAGAGCAGTGCCACTTTATAGACTTGGCGTTCTTATCGCAGCATCACTGCTTACGGTTTTCTTTGCCATACCAGTTACTGCTGTTCAAGGAATAGCCAAATATGAGAAGCTGAAGAAATGGTTTCCTCCAGCCATGGTTATGCAGTTGAT ACCAGGAGTAAGCTCCATATTGACAGGATATCTTCCAAGTGTCGTACTCAAAGTATTCATATATATTGTGCCATTTGCGATGTTTGCTATGGCTAAAGTATCTGGATGTATTTCAAAAAGCAAGGAGGAGATCAAAGCCTGCAACATGGTTTTCTACTTTCTTGTTGGAAATGTGTTCTTCCTCAGTGTGTTATCAGGATCACTTCTTGATGAAATTGGACTATTTCTCAGTCACCCTAAAGATCTTCCTAGTCATCTTGCCAGAGCTGTCGCTGCCCAA GCTGATTTCTTTGTGACATACATCTTAACAGATGGTTTGTCAGGGTTTTCCTTGGAACTTCTCCAGCCTGGCTTACTGATTTGGGATACTTTAAGATCTTGTACACGTGGCTATCAACGAGAACAAAATCCTTATCTCTATTCATTGCCCTACTTCAGAATCATCCCTTTGGTCTCTCTCTCAGTACTAATTGGGATAGTGTATGCAGTGGTGGCACCATTGTTGCTCCCATTTCTTATCGTTTACTTTTGTCTAGGCTATGTTGTTTATATCAACCAG ATTCAACATGTATATGAAACAACATATGAAACATGCGGACAATATTGGCCATACATTCATCACTATATTCTCCTGGCAATCATTCTCATGCAGATTACCATGATTGGTATATTTGGACTGAAGTCAAAGCCAGCCGCTTCTATAGCATCGATTCCACTTCTTTTGTTCACTCTGATGTTTAATGAGTATTGCAAGATGCGCTTTCTCCCTTCCTTTCACCATTATTCTCTCAAG GATGCTGTTGAAAACGATGAACTTGATGAGGAGAGTGGCCAGTTGATGTTCCACTATGAGAACGCATTTAATGCATACTGTCCACCAGGCCTACGACCAGTGAATTTTACGGCATCAGAATCTAGCTCCACACCATTAGTTTCTCCATGA
- the LOC112782562 gene encoding uncharacterized protein: protein MEQEDSKGTENSLEVPSNPQSSEKDSPPEGSNKSETDGSNKPETEGYNKPETEGSGKLEPDGSGQLVTEGSGQLVTEGSSQPELQGSNAPEPKGSSQGELGKKKTKRVLKVKRIRKKSANTAKVKANGNKSLQNDGKNKTVPVEGSDKPNAEGSTKLELDGASQQDPQGSSQQDPQGSRQQDPQGSIQPEPSDKNTPRSLKAKAKIVKKSKNVKENGLQQIHGKDRKWKKNKKVVGKTDEQPKGKNLEVEKSEEKESPNKRTSDKGPIEKKHEAERSKIVESNKSEPKQNNKEKHRGPDKGSKSRANKDKHGGMENTRSSEKKREKLGGVIFMCSGKTKPDCFRYSVMGVPAGKKDVVLGVKPGMKLFLYDFDLKLLYGIYKASSSGGMKLEPRAFGGNFPAQVRFTVSRDCFPLPENIFRKAIKENYNEKNKFKTELTIRQVRKLTELFRSVEAHSTLQPVRSPPKARIRDVDDRDVGRVYHRHRESAAGDPYTISNMNRYNVLPHERDSRVERREEIPRDLFLTEKSYRAYGLQGDVRSVASASLVNPILEPPYKRDYERDHLHPDPIYIENVPSRVEDPYFRSAISDRKEDPYYAYRYGGSPRDPYLPPLGREDIPRSSYVVGGRTLIGTGTDDLQRRETVHDRHYSTYSAADALSEYDRMQQYRRENLESASVPVSSRYSFAGTSYSLR from the exons ATGGAGCAGGAAGACAGCAAGGGAACTGAGAATTCCCTTGAAGTGCCTTCAAATCCTCAGTCATCAGAAAAAGATAGTCCTCCTGAAGGATCCAATAAATCAGAGACTGACGGATCCAATAAACCAGAGACTGAAGGATATAATAAACCAGAGACAGAAGGATCTGGTAAGCTGGAGCCTGATGGATCTGGTCAACTGGTGACTGAGGGATCTGGTCAACTGGTGACTGAGGGATCCAGTCAACCAGAGCTGCAAGGATCTAACGCACCAGAGCCGAAAGGATCTAGTCAAGGAGAGTTGGGTAAGAAAAAAACTAAACGAGTGTTGAAGGTCAAAAGAATCCGCAAGAAATCAGCTAACACTGCTAAAGTAAAGGCAAATGGAAATAAGTCCTTGCAAAATGATGGCAAGAATAAGACAGTTCCTGTTGAAGGATCTGATAAACCAAATGCTGAAGGATCTACTAAACTGGAGCTTGATGGAGCCAGTCAGCAAGATCCTCAAGGATCTAGTCAGCAAGATCCTCAAGGATCTCGTCAGCAAGATCCTCAAGGATCTATTCAACCAGAGCCAAGTGACAAGAATACTCCACGATCATTGAAGGCCAAAGCTAAAATTGTTAAGAAATCTAAAAATGTTAAGGAAAACGGTTTACAACAGATTCATGGTAAAGATAGAAAgtggaagaagaacaagaaggtaGTTGGAAAGACCGATGAGCAACCTAAAGGGAAGAATTTGGAGGTTGAAAAGAGTGAAGAGAAAGAAAGTCCAAATAAGAGGACTAGTGACAAAGGTCCTATTGAGAAGAAGCATGAAGCTGAAAGAAGTAAGATCGTTGAGTCAAATAAGAGTGAGCCAAAACAGAATAATAAAGAGAAGCATAGAGGGCCAGACAAGGGTTCTAAGAGTAGAGCAAATAAAGATAAGCATGGTGGCATGGAAAATACCAGATCAAgtgagaagaaaagagaaaaacttgGTGGTGTCATCTTCATGTGCAGTGGAAAGACAAAACCTGATTGTTTCCGATATTCTGTAATGGGTGTCCCAGCTGGCAAAAAGGATGTTGTTTTAGGAGTCAAGCCTGGGATGAAGCTTTTTCTTTATGATTTTGATCTGAAGCTGCTGTATGGGATTTACAAGGCTTCATCTTCTGGTGGTATGAAACTTGAACCCCGAGCTTTCGGTGGTAACTTTCCTGCTCAg GTGCGATTCACCGTTTCTCGTGATTGTTTCCCGCTACCGGAGAACATTTTCAGAAAGGCTATCAAGGAAAATTACAATGAAAAGAACAAGTTCAAAACCGAGCTTACTATCAGACAA GTTAGGAAGCTTACTGAACTCTTCCGATCAGTAGAAGCTCATTCAACCTTACAGCCAGTCCGCTCCCCTCCAAAAGCAAGGATTCGAGATGTGGATGATCGCGATGTTGGTAGGGTGTACCATCGGCACAGGGAAAGTGCTGCTGGGGATCCGTATACCATTAGTAATATGAACAGATACAATGTGCTGCCTCATGAGAGGGATTCTCGAGTTGAACGCCGAGAGGAAATTCCACGCGATCTCTTTCTTACAGAGAAGAGTTATCGAGCATATGGTCTCCAAGGAGATGTAAGGTCTGTGGCCTCAGCTTCCCTTGTTAACCCTATACTGGAACCTCCTTACAAGAGAGATTATGAGAGGGACCATCTTCACCCGGATCCTATCTACATTGAAAACGTCCCTTCACGCGTAGAAGATCCTTATTTTCGCAGTGCAATTTCTGAtcgtaaagaggatccttattatgcCTATCGCTATGGTGGTTCACCAAGAGATCCATATTTGCCACCTTTAGGTAGGGAAGACATCCCTAGAAGCTCTTATGTGGTTGGGGGACGGACTTTGATTGGGACTGGGACTGATGACTTGCAGAGGAGGGAGACAGTCCATGATAGGCATTACTCAACATATTCTGCCGCCGATGCCTTGTCTGAATATGACCGGATGCAGCAATACCGCCGAGAGAATTTGGAATCCGCATCTGTGCCAGTTTCATCTCGTTATTCTTTTGCTGGCACTTCATATTCACTCCGCTGA
- the LOC112782560 gene encoding flavin-containing monooxygenase FMO GS-OX-like 2, translating to MPVPRRTAVVGAGIAGLAMARELHRQGIEVVVFEKGDDLGGTWNYDPRIDSDPAGLEPTREVVHSSVYLSLRTNLPRQIMGFVDYPFREDEDGDRRTFPGHKEVLRFVNEFAEEFGLRGMVRFGSEVVRVERVGTGLWLVEWKTKRSEEVLVSKEMFEAVVVCNGHFTQPRVPTIPGIEKWPGYQIHSHNYRVPETFRDKVVVIIGFAASAFDISRDVAKVAKEVHVASRSPEVMVMKVPNHDNIWQHKMVKYVTEESLVAFEDGSSIHADVMFYCTGYTYHFPFLETNGIVTIEDNRVGPLYKHVFPPSLAPSLSFIGLTEKDIIFQMTDLQCKWVARVLSGKVQLPSEKEMMTSVEEYYQWMEKNGYPKHTTHHLHFKEVEYCNWLAAEAGLPPVEDWKERMYVESIKSVFSMKDNYRDQWDDAYWDAIIKEASLSK from the exons atgcCCGTACCACGCCGAACCGCCGTCGTCGGCGCAGGCATCGCGGGCCTAGCAATGGCTCGCGAGCTGCACCGCCAGGGAATCGAGGTAGTTGTTTTTGAAAAAGGCGACGACCTCGGAGGCACATGGAATTACGACCCGAGAATAGACTCCGACCCGGCTGGACTCGAACCAACCCGGGAAGTGGTCCACAGTAGCGTGTACCTGTCGCTGCGGACCAATCTGCCGAGACAGATAATGGGGTTCGTGGATTATCCGTTTCGGGAGGACGAAGACGGTGACCGGAGAACGTTCCCGGGTCACAAGGAGGTGCTGCGGTTCGTGAATGAGTTTGCAGAGGAGTTCGGGTTGCGCGGTATGGTTCGGTTTGGGAGCGAGGTGGTTCGGGTGGAGCGGGTTGGAACTGGGTTGTGGTTGGTGGAGTGGAAAACGAAGAGGAGTGAGGAGGTTTTGGTGAGTAAGGAGATGTTTGAAGCGGTTGTTGTGTGTAACGGTCACTTCACTCAACCAAGAGTACCAACCATTCCCG GGATTGAAAAATGGCCTGGATATCAGATACATAGTCACAACTACAGAGTACCCGAAACATTTCGAGATAAG GTAGTAGTTATAATTGGATTTGCAGCGAGTGCTTTTGACATCTCAAGAGATGTTGCAAAAGTAGCTAAAGAGGTTCATGTAGCATCTAGAAGTCCAGAAGTTATGGTTATGAAAGTGCCAAATCATGATAACATATGGCAGCATAAAATG GTAAAATATGTAACCGAAGAGAGTTTGGTAGCATTTGAGGATGGATCCTCTATTCATGCAGATGTTATGTTCTACTGCACCGG ATACACGTATCACTTTCCATTTCTTGAAACAAATGGAATAGTTACCATTGAAGATAATCGTGTTGGACCATTATACAAGCATGTATTCCCTCCTTCATTGGCTCCCTCCCTCTCTTTTATCGGTCTAACTGAGAAG GATATCATCTTCCAAATGACGGATTTACAATGCAAGTGGGTAGCTCGTGTTTTATCTGGGAAAGTTCAGTTACCATCTGAAAAGGAAATGATGACTTCTGTTGAAGAATACTATCAATGGATGGAGAAAAATGGGTATCCCAAGCACACCACTCACCACTTGCATTTCAAAGag GTTGAGTACTGCAATTGGCTAGCTGCAGAAGCAGGATTGCCTCCTGTGGAggattggaaggagagaatgtaTGTAGAGAGCATTAAAAGTGTATTCAGCATGAAAGACAATTACAGAGACCAATGGGATGATGCTTATTGGGATGCAATCATAAAAGAGGCTTCTCTTTCAAAATGA